DNA sequence from the Acinonyx jubatus isolate Ajub_Pintada_27869175 chromosome A3, VMU_Ajub_asm_v1.0, whole genome shotgun sequence genome:
ctaatcgttagggaactgcaaatcaaaagtacaatgagatatcacctcacacctgtcagaatggctaaaatcaacaacctaagaaacaacagatgtgggcaaggatatggagaaaggaacccttgtgcactgttggtgggaaaccaatctggtgtagccactctagaTAACTtccttcaaaagttaaaaatagaacttcccaaGGGAagcctgtttggctcagtcagctaagcatccgacttgattttggctcaaatcatgatctcagggtttgtgggtttgagccctgcatcgagctctgcacttagcatggagcctgcttggaattctgtttctgcccctcccctgctctctctctctctcaaaaatatataaaaacttaaaatatatatatatatatatatatatatatatgtaaaaaatataaaaaaatataaataaataaatataatataaataaataaataaatataaataaataaaaaaagtataaaaaaaccaaaaaaaaatagaactaccctatgatccagcaatcaactacggggtatttacccaaagaatacaagaatgctaattcaaagggatacatgcgcacccctatgtttatagcagcattatttccaatagccaagatacagaaacagcccaagtatccataggttaatgaatggataaagatgtggtgtgcgtgtgtgtgtgtgtgcatgcatgggtgtacacacacacacacaggaatattattcagccataaaaaaggatgaaatgttGTCATTTGCAAccatatggatggagctagagagtataatgctaagcaaaacaggtcagagaaagacaacatataatttcactcatacgtggaatttatgaaacaaaacaaaggaaaaaagagtgagagacaaaataagaaacagactcttaattatagagaacaaactgatgattaccagaggggagatgggtgggggaatgggttaaatgggtgatggggattaaggcgagcacttgtgatgagcacagggtaatgtatggaagtgttgaattactatattgtacacctgaaaccaatgtaacattgtatgttaactatcagaaattaaaataaaaacttaaaaaaaaagacataaggtgactgggtaagaaaacaagacccagctGAATGTTGCCAACAAGACTCATTTCAGagctaaagacacatacagactaaaagtgaagggatagaaaaagatactccatgcaaatggaagctgaaaaaaaaaaaaaaaagcctgggtaGCAATAGTTCTATCACACAAAATacgctttaaaacaaagactgtcagggcaccagggtggctcagtcggttaagtgtctgacttcagctcaggtcatgatctcacagtttgtgggttcgagccctgcttcaggctctgtgctgacagctcagagcctggactctgcttcggattctgtgtctccctctcactctgctcctcccccactcatgctctgtctctctctctcaaaagtaaataaacatttaaaaaaattttttaaaaaaagactaagagACCAAAGAaggtattacataatgataaatggCTCCATCCAAcaagatataacaactgtaaatatttatacatacactATACGAACAcccaaatacacaaagcaaatactaacagataaaaagaaactgaCAGTTATATAaaataggggactttaataccccccTTACATCAATGCATAGAtcacccagacagaaaatcaataaggaaggaGTGGCTGTCAACAAcatattagaccagatggacttaacacatatacacagaatagggtgcctgggtggttcagtaagttgagcatccaactcttggtttcagctcaggtcatgatcccaggattatgggatcaagccctgcattgggctccctgctgagcagtggaggctgcttgagatattcattctctcattctctctctctccccatctctccctctcatcctccactcatgctttaaaataaaattttaaaaagttaaaaaaaaaccaaacacatatGTACAGAATACTCCAtccaaaaacagtagaacacacaatcttttcaagtgcatatgaaacattctccaggacataTCACATTTTAGGCCttaaaacaaacctcaataaatttaagaagccTGAAATCATATCAAGATCTTTTCTAATCACATAGcacaaaactagaaatcagttgtaagaaaaaaatggaaaaaacacaaacatgtgaAGCCTAAATGACATGCTATTAAAACAATGggtcaacaacaaaaaacaaagaggaaataaaaaaataccttgagatgaATGAAAGTGGAAACACAACATCCCAAGAATCTTTGGGGCACAGCAAGAGCAGTTCTAAGAGTGAAGTTCTAGCAAGAATAcctcaggaaaaaacaaaaatttcaaacaatctaactttacatctaaaaaaatgagaaaagaagaacaaagcctgAAGATAatggaaggaagtaataaaaatcagagtagaaataaatgaaataggaactaaaacacaatagaaaagatcaatgaaaccaagagctggttctttgaaaagataaacaaaattcataaaccttCAGCCAgagtcatcaagaaaatgaaacagaattcaaataagtaaaatcagaaatgcaaaGAGGTAACAACtcacactacagaaatacaaaggtttataagagactactatgaaaaattatatgccaacaaattagacaagtaagaagaaatggataaattcttagaaaaatacaatcatccaaactgaatcaggaagaaatagaaaatgtgaatagatGTATTATTATAAGTAATGAAACtgcatcagtaatcaaaatcttcccccaaaacaaaagtctaggaccagatgatttcacaggtgaattctaccaaacacttaaagaagagttaatacctattcttctcaaactattgcaaaaaatagaagaggaaggaaaattttcaaatcagttctatcaggccagcattacccaggtaccaaagccagacaaagacattacaaaaaaggGAAACtgtagaccaatatccctgatgaacatagatccaaaaatactcaacaaaatattggcaaaccaaATTCATCAATACATTATAAGGATATTTCACTTCaacaaatgggatttattccagggatgcaaggatggttcaatatctgcaaatcaatgtgatacacattaacaaaatggaggataaaaatcatataatcatctcaatagatacagaaaaagcatcataacaaaattcaacattcattcatgataaaaattctcaacaaaatgggcttagagggaatgtacctaacctaatgaaggccatatatgataaacccacagctaatatcatgctcaatggtgaaaggctgaaagcttttcctctaagatcaggaacaaaacaagaatgtccactcttgtcacttttattcaacatagtactggaagtcgtAGCCGTGGCAATCAaggaatcagacaagaaaaaggaataataggcatccaaattgggaaggaaaagtaaaactgtcactctTTGTTGATGACATGACCCTATAtagagaaaacctgaaagactccaccaaaaaactattagaactaatcaatgaattcagtgaagttgcaggacACGAAATTAATATGTAGAAATCTGTATttcaataatgaagtagcagaaagagaaactaagaaaacaatcccatttatgactgtatcaaaaaattcccaagaataaatttaaccaaggagataaaaGATATCTACTCTAAAAACTGTatgacactgatgaaagaaactgaagaggacacaacaAATGCAAAGATGTTCCAttttcatggactggaagaaccaatattgttaaaatgtccatactatccaaagcaatctacagattcaatacaatctctatcaaaatgccagcaatatttttcagagaactagaacaaagaattctaaaatttgtacagaaccacaagagaccccaaatagccgaagcaaccttgagaaagaaaaacaaagctggagatactACAATCCAGGTATCAAtacatactacaaagctatagtaatcaaaatagtatggtactggcacaaaaaaggACAGACCAATGGAAGTGGATATAGAGccaagaaataaactcacacttaTGTGGCCAATTAAcctataacaaaggaggcaagaatatacaatgaggaagacagtctcttcaataagtgatGTTGGAAAAagtggacagttacatgcaaaggaatgaaactggaacactttcttacaccatacacaaaaataaattcaaaatggattaaagacctagtcatgagacatgaaaccataaagcccctaaaagaaaacataagcattAATGTCTTGGACATTGGTCTCAGCAACATTTTtatggatctgtctcctcagacaagggaaacaaaagcaaaaataaactattgggactacaccaaaattaaaagcttttgcatatcaaaggaaaccatgaacaaaataaaaggcaatcaagtaaatgggagaagatatttgcaaatgatatatctgatagggggttagtatccaaaatatataaagaacttatacaactcaacaccaaaaaaaatccaattaaaaagtgggcagaggacctgatcatttttccaaagaagaaatacaaatggccaataaaatatgaaaagttgctcaatatcactcgtcatcagggaaatgcaaatcaaaaccacaatgagatatcaccttacacctgtcagaatgggtagtatcgaaaatataagaaataaccggtgttggcaaggatgtgcagaaaagggaacccttatgtACTGCCAGTAGGAATGTAATCTGGAGctaccactgtggaaaacattatggaggcttatcaaaaaattacaaacagaaataccatatgatccagcaataccaatactgggtatttagccaaagaaaatgaaaacactaatttgaaaagttatatgcaCACAAATatctattgcagcattatttacaacagtcaagatatggaagcaacctgaggGTCCATCaatagttgaatggataaagaagatatgtggtgtataaatatatacatacacacagacacacaaacatgcacacattcTGAAATATTACTcggtcataaaaaaagaatgagatcttgccattagtgacaacacagatggacctagaggaatgcgaaataagtcagaaaagacATACGGTATGATTTCACGAAcatgtggaaactaaaaaacaaaatgaacaaaaagcagaaacagattcacaaatacagagaactagtAGAGGAGATGGAGTTGAGGGGATTGGTGGTATAAgtggaggggattaagaggtacaaacttccagttataaaataaatcagacacgAAGATAAAAAATACAGCATAAGGAATGCCATCAGTAATATTGTAACAACACTGCATGGTGACAGACACTACACTTAgcatttcacaatgtatgtaattatcaaatcactgtgttgtacacctgaaattactGTAACACCGTATGTCAACTATCCATCAatagtaaaaaaatgtttaattcatgCTTTCAATTCATCTATCTCATTTCAATTTACATCAGCTACTTTATCTCTAAAGGAAGCAAATGCAGGATCTACAGCAGTACTTGAAAAACTAATATTATGGTACTTACCACATTAAAGTTGATATGAGAAGACCAACGCCTACACAATCTATGAATACAACCCAAAGGAGAAGCTTTATTGTCTCAAAAAATCCCATGTCCAGAACAAAGCCAAATCCTATGGTGGACACTGAAACAAAGATTTACGTAATAAATTCATGTACTCTACTAAGTTCTGGGGGATGTGGGGCACAATCCCTGCCCTCCAGGTGCCCATACGTGTGGTGGAGGAGACAGTCATgtaaacaaaaccccaaagacgtgttatatgtatatataactaaCAGAGAAATGCAGACTACCCTGGAACACAGAATGGCTACTGAGGTATCTGAAGTTTACTGTGGAGGCCACCGTCTATGGTTCACCAGAGTGGTCCCAACATTTAAAATACCACTAGTTCTGGAAAGGCACTCACATATTTAAGTCCAGGTAAAGGTGAAAAAGATCTTACATGTTTACATCTAACACCCTAAAGGTGGTTAGGACTCTCGCACTACCTTATTGGAGAACTTAAAAGTAGTTTCTCAAGTTCACATTGGTATTTTTAGAGCTCTCACTCTGGATTTTGCCTGTGGAATGCAATTTCCAGTCTTGATATTCCTTTTCACAGAAAGTTTGCATTTGGTATCAATTTTTTACCATAGTAGTGGTAAATAAAGACACGGAGTGACTCTGTCCTCTTCCTTTCAAAGTTCAAGGGAACAATTTACTCTGGCATCTGCTTGGGACCGTTAGAACCAGAAAGAATATAACATTCTTTCTTGTGAGATTTTTGAGgcttcagaaaggaagaaatagattcAAATATCCCAAATTCTGACCCACAATATGTTTATAACAAAAGATCCTGCAAATGACAAATTCAATCTAAAACACTCAATTTGTTCTTCAACCCTCTTATAGAGAAACTAACACTTACCACAGAGCCAGATACTTAACAGGACCAAGAAAGCAGGGTCATCTCTGGCCCACTGATCCTTTGTCTGCTTTCGATAATGAAAATTTCTATAAACTCTCTGTGGGGAAGTAAACAGGTAGAGCATCTGCCATGCAGCAAACTCAAAGTCCATCTGCCGAAAACGAAAAAGTCTTCTCAGGTATTTGTAGCGTTTTGCTCCAGCTGTGTGTCTTGCTGCATCCCTGGTATTCAACACTCCATTCCCCTGCACTGGGGAATTCACTGAAGTACTTGGTAACATCTTCctagatggaagaaaaaaattcttttacgTGTAATTTTAAGAACC
Encoded proteins:
- the UNC50 gene encoding protein unc-50 homolog, encoding MLPSTSVNSPVQGNGVLNTRDAARHTAGAKRYKYLRRLFRFRQMDFEFAAWQMLYLFTSPQRVYRNFHYRKQTKDQWARDDPAFLVLLSIWLCVSTIGFGFVLDMGFFETIKLLLWVVFIDCVGVGLLISTLMWFISNKYLVKRQSRDYDVEWGYAFDVHLNAFYPLLVILHFIQLFFINHVILTDTFIGYLVGNTLWLVAVGYYIYVTFLGYSALPFLKNTVILLYPFAPLILLYGLSLALGWNFTHTLCSFYKYRVK